Proteins encoded by one window of Superficieibacter sp. HKU1:
- a CDS encoding penicillin-binding protein activator produces the protein MVLSTLLRSKAARGLPIILAALIFAGCGIQTPDQSTAHLEGTAQADSGYYLHQMQQSSDDSKTNWQLLAIRALLKEVKSQQAMELLNQLPPKLSDAQRREQALLTAELKVAQQDYPGAQALMGKINPADLDKNQQIRFWQAAITSLQGRPSLELLRSLIAQEPLLAAKEKQANIDATWQALSAMTPEQAQALVINANENVLQGWLDLQRVWFDNRNDPDMMKAGIADWQKRYPQNPGAKMLPSQLMNVQNFKPASTNRIALLLPLNGQAAIYGRTIQQGFEAAKNGATQVDGSAVPQQMAQAASTDNGVISPSQAEVNDLTTAQQAPVQAPGNEAAMPVQAPGNEAAAPVQAPATQSVTPAETPAATQQAPAPQTPAAAATSANPSAELKIYDTTSQPLSQILAQVQQDGASIVVGPLLKNNVDELVKSNTALNVLALNQPEAVENRPNICYFALSPEDEARDAARFIHQQGKQMPLVLIPRSGLGDRVANAFADEWQKQSGGTVLEQKFGSASELRAGINGGSGIALTGSPVSASQPQQSVTVAGLTIPAPPTDAEISGGRVDAAYILATPEEIGFIKPMIAMRNGSQSGVTLYASSRSAQGTAGADFRLEMEGLQYSEIPMLAGSNPELMRQALAAVHNDYSLARLYAMGADAWSLANHFSQMRQVQGFELSGNTGDLTASSDCVINRKLSWLKYQQGQIVPAN, from the coding sequence ATGGTACTGTCAACGCTTCTTCGTTCGAAAGCCGCACGCGGCCTGCCAATCATTCTGGCAGCCTTGATTTTCGCTGGTTGTGGCATTCAAACGCCCGATCAGAGCACGGCCCACCTTGAGGGGACGGCGCAGGCTGATTCCGGCTATTACCTGCATCAGATGCAGCAAAGCTCAGATGATAGCAAGACCAACTGGCAATTACTCGCCATTCGTGCCCTGCTGAAGGAAGTTAAGAGTCAGCAGGCAATGGAACTGCTCAATCAGTTACCGCCAAAATTAAGCGATGCTCAGCGTCGTGAGCAGGCGTTACTGACAGCAGAACTGAAGGTAGCGCAGCAGGATTACCCCGGCGCGCAGGCGCTGATGGGGAAAATAAATCCGGCGGATTTAGACAAAAATCAACAGATCCGCTTCTGGCAGGCCGCTATCACCAGCCTTCAGGGACGACCTTCGCTGGAACTGCTGCGTTCGCTGATTGCTCAGGAGCCGCTGCTGGCAGCGAAAGAGAAACAGGCCAATATTGACGCTACCTGGCAGGCGCTCTCCGCCATGACGCCGGAACAGGCGCAGGCACTGGTGATCAATGCTAATGAAAACGTGTTGCAGGGCTGGCTGGATTTACAGCGCGTCTGGTTTGATAACCGCAATGACCCGGACATGATGAAAGCCGGCATTGCCGACTGGCAGAAACGCTACCCGCAAAATCCGGGGGCGAAAATGCTGCCTTCGCAGCTGATGAATGTGCAGAATTTTAAACCCGCGTCCACCAACCGGATTGCTCTGCTGCTGCCATTAAACGGTCAGGCGGCGATTTATGGCCGCACTATCCAGCAAGGGTTTGAAGCCGCGAAAAACGGCGCGACTCAGGTTGACGGAAGCGCAGTGCCGCAGCAGATGGCGCAGGCAGCATCAACGGATAACGGCGTTATCAGCCCGTCCCAGGCGGAAGTTAACGATCTGACCACCGCGCAACAGGCACCGGTACAAGCACCGGGGAATGAAGCCGCGATGCCGGTACAGGCACCGGGCAACGAGGCCGCAGCACCGGTTCAGGCTCCGGCGACGCAAAGCGTGACGCCTGCCGAAACGCCGGCAGCCACCCAGCAGGCTCCGGCACCACAAACACCTGCCGCTGCCGCCACATCGGCTAATCCCTCTGCCGAACTGAAAATCTACGACACCACTTCTCAGCCATTAAGTCAGATTCTGGCGCAGGTCCAGCAGGATGGCGCCAGCATCGTGGTGGGTCCGCTCCTGAAGAACAACGTTGATGAACTGGTAAAGAGCAATACTGCTCTGAATGTGCTGGCGCTTAACCAGCCGGAAGCGGTAGAAAATCGTCCTAATATCTGCTACTTCGCCCTCTCCCCGGAAGACGAGGCTCGCGATGCCGCACGCTTTATCCACCAGCAGGGCAAACAGATGCCTCTGGTGCTGATCCCGCGCAGCGGGCTGGGCGATCGGGTGGCGAATGCGTTTGCTGATGAATGGCAAAAACAAAGCGGCGGCACGGTACTGGAGCAAAAATTTGGCTCTGCATCCGAGCTGCGTGCAGGTATTAACGGCGGTTCCGGCATTGCCTTAACCGGTAGCCCGGTAAGCGCCAGTCAACCGCAGCAGAGCGTGACGGTTGCCGGATTGACTATCCCGGCACCGCCAACGGACGCCGAAATCTCCGGCGGCCGTGTTGATGCAGCGTACATTCTGGCAACGCCGGAAGAAATTGGCTTCATTAAACCGATGATCGCCATGCGCAACGGCAGCCAGAGCGGCGTCACGCTGTACGCCAGTTCACGCAGCGCACAGGGTACAGCTGGCGCGGATTTCCGTCTGGAAATGGAAGGTCTGCAATACAGTGAAATCCCGATGCTGGCGGGCAGTAATCCGGAATTGATGCGACAGGCGCTGGCGGCGGTGCATAATGATTACTCGCTGGCGCGCCTGTATGCCATGGGCGCAGACGCCTGGTCGCTGGCGAATCATTTCTCACAGATGCGTCAGGTTCAGGGTTTTGAACTGAGCGGCAACACCGGCGATCTGACTGCCAGCAGCGATTGTGTGATTAACAGGAAGTTATCATGGCTCAAATACCAACAGGGACAGATTGTTCCGGCGAACTAA
- a CDS encoding YraN family protein, which yields MAQIPTGTDCSGELTRKQIGDAWEQKARRWLEGKGLRFIAANVRMRGGEIDLIMRDGTVTVFIEVRYRRSAFYGGAAATVSRSKQHKLLQTARWWLAHQNGSFDTVDCRFDVVACDGSHIEWLQNAFGE from the coding sequence ATGGCTCAAATACCAACAGGGACAGATTGTTCCGGCGAACTAACCCGTAAACAAATCGGCGACGCGTGGGAGCAGAAAGCGCGCCGCTGGCTTGAAGGCAAAGGACTGCGTTTTATCGCCGCCAACGTAAGGATGCGCGGCGGTGAGATTGATTTGATCATGCGTGACGGGACGGTAACGGTCTTTATCGAAGTCCGTTATCGCCGCAGCGCCTTTTACGGTGGTGCGGCTGCCACCGTCAGCAGAAGCAAGCAACACAAATTATTACAGACTGCCCGCTGGTGGCTCGCCCATCAGAATGGGAGTTTTGATACTGTGGATTGCCGGTTCGATGTGGTAGCCTGCGACGGCAGCCACATTGAATGGCTCCAGAACGCCTTTGGCGAATAA
- the diaA gene encoding DnaA initiator-associating protein DiaA — protein sequence MLERIKVCFTESIQTQIAAAEALPDAISRAAMTLVQSLLNGNKILCCGNGTSAANAQHFAASMINRFETERPGLPAMALNTDNVVLTAIANDRLHDEIYAKQVRALGHAGDVLLAISTRGNSRDIVKAVEAAVTRDMTIVALTGYDGGELAGLLGPQDVEIRIPSHRSARIHEMHMLTVNCLCDLIDNTLFPHQDD from the coding sequence GTGCTCGAACGAATTAAAGTGTGCTTCACTGAAAGCATTCAAACTCAGATTGCCGCGGCGGAAGCGCTGCCTGATGCCATTTCCCGCGCGGCCATGACGCTGGTGCAGTCGCTGCTTAACGGCAACAAAATTCTCTGCTGTGGTAATGGCACCTCCGCCGCCAACGCACAGCATTTTGCTGCCAGCATGATCAACCGTTTTGAGACAGAACGTCCGGGTTTACCCGCAATGGCACTAAATACCGATAACGTGGTCTTAACCGCGATTGCTAACGATCGCTTGCATGATGAGATCTACGCCAAGCAGGTTCGGGCGTTGGGCCATGCCGGAGATGTGTTGCTGGCTATTTCAACGCGCGGCAATAGCCGCGATATTGTGAAAGCGGTGGAAGCGGCGGTCACGCGCGATATGACTATCGTTGCCCTGACCGGCTACGACGGCGGCGAGCTGGCCGGACTGCTGGGACCGCAGGATGTCGAAATTCGCATCCCTTCCCATCGCAGCGCGCGCATTCATGAGATGCACATGTTAACGGTCAACTGTTTATGCGATCTGATTGATAATACGCTATTTCCTCACCAGGACGATTAA
- the dolP gene encoding division/outer membrane stress-associated lipid-binding lipoprotein, whose protein sequence is MKAFSPLAVLISALLLQGCVAAAVVGTAAVGTKAATDPRTVGTQVDDGTLELRVNSALAKDAQIKKEARINVTAYQGKVLLVGQAPNSDLSSRAKQIAMGVDGATEVFNEIRQGSPIGLGVASNDTWITTKVRSQLLASDQVKSSNVKVTTENGEVFLMGLVTDTEAKAAADMASRVSGVKHVTTAFTFIK, encoded by the coding sequence ATGAAGGCATTTTCGCCCCTCGCAGTCCTTATTTCCGCGCTGCTTTTGCAGGGTTGCGTAGCGGCGGCGGTTGTCGGCACGGCCGCAGTGGGAACCAAAGCGGCGACCGATCCTCGCACCGTGGGCACTCAGGTAGACGATGGAACGCTGGAACTCCGCGTCAACAGCGCGCTGGCTAAAGACGCGCAAATCAAAAAAGAGGCGCGCATTAACGTTACGGCGTATCAGGGCAAGGTTCTGCTGGTTGGTCAGGCACCAAATAGCGACCTCTCCTCACGTGCGAAACAGATCGCCATGGGCGTGGATGGCGCAACGGAAGTGTTTAACGAGATCCGTCAGGGCAGCCCGATTGGTTTAGGGGTCGCGTCTAACGATACGTGGATCACCACTAAGGTCCGCTCACAGCTGCTGGCAAGCGATCAGGTGAAATCCTCTAACGTGAAGGTAACGACCGAAAATGGCGAAGTCTTCCTGATGGGGCTGGTGACGGATACCGAAGCGAAAGCCGCAGCGGATATGGCCAGCCGGGTTAGCGGCGTGAAACACGTCACAACCGCGTTTACGTTTATTAAGTAA
- a CDS encoding permease encodes MTGQSSSQSALSRQWWKPALFFLVVIVGLWYVKWQPYYGKAFTAAETHSIGKSILAQADASPLQAAWDYALVYFLAVWKAAVLGVILGSLVQVLIPRNWLLRTLGQPRFQGTLLGTIFSLPGMMCSCCAAPVTVGLRRQQVSMGGALAFWMGNPLLNPATLVFMGFVLGWPFALVRLVAGLAIVLIVATLVQRLVKDTAQTTTVTLPDATVEGSFFSRWGRALWTLFWNTIPVYILAVLVLGAARVWLFPHADGVVGNTFFWVAAMAIAGCLFVIPTAAEIPIVQTMMLAGMGTAPALALLMTLPAVSLPSLVMLRKAFPAKALWLTGGLVAVGGMMVGGLALL; translated from the coding sequence ATGACTGGTCAGTCTTCATCTCAATCGGCTCTGTCACGTCAGTGGTGGAAGCCTGCACTTTTTTTTCTCGTTGTTATTGTCGGCCTCTGGTATGTGAAATGGCAGCCTTATTACGGTAAAGCATTCACTGCCGCCGAAACTCACAGTATTGGTAAATCTATCCTTGCTCAGGCCGATGCCAGCCCGCTTCAGGCGGCGTGGGATTATGCGCTGGTCTATTTTCTCGCAGTATGGAAAGCCGCCGTACTCGGTGTGATCCTCGGATCGCTGGTACAGGTGTTGATCCCACGTAACTGGCTGCTGCGCACGCTGGGTCAGCCTCGTTTTCAGGGGACGCTGCTGGGGACGATCTTTTCGCTGCCTGGCATGATGTGCTCCTGCTGCGCGGCACCGGTAACGGTCGGGCTGCGCCGCCAGCAGGTGTCGATGGGCGGCGCACTGGCATTCTGGATGGGTAATCCGCTGTTGAACCCGGCCACGCTGGTGTTTATGGGGTTTGTGCTCGGCTGGCCGTTCGCGCTGGTGCGTCTGGTTGCCGGACTGGCAATAGTGCTGATTGTCGCCACGCTGGTGCAGCGTCTGGTGAAAGATACGGCGCAAACCACCACGGTCACCCTCCCGGATGCCACGGTAGAAGGAAGCTTCTTTTCCCGCTGGGGACGGGCGCTATGGACGCTGTTCTGGAATACCATCCCGGTTTATATTCTGGCGGTGCTGGTACTGGGTGCGGCCCGCGTCTGGCTTTTTCCACATGCCGATGGCGTGGTGGGGAACACTTTCTTCTGGGTTGCGGCGATGGCAATAGCGGGCTGCCTGTTTGTGATCCCGACAGCCGCTGAAATCCCGATTGTACAAACCATGATGCTGGCCGGTATGGGCACCGCACCCGCGCTGGCGCTGCTGATGACGCTGCCTGCCGTCAGCCTGCCATCGCTGGTGATGCTGCGTAAAGCGTTTCCGGCGAAGGCGCTGTGGCTCACCGGAGGGCTGGTGGCCGTGGGCGGTATGATGGTTGGTGGGCTGGCGCTGTTGTAG
- a CDS encoding NAD(P)H-binding protein — MSQVLLTGATGLVGDHLLRMLLQEPRIDGIAAPTRRPLKDISGVFNPVDPQLTDALAQVTTPVDIVFCCLGTTRREAGSKEAFIHADYTLVVDTALTGQRLGATHMLVVSAMGASASSPFFYNRVKGKMEEALMAQHWPRLTIARPSMLLGDREKHRVNESLLAPLFKLLPGNLKSIGARDVARALLATALAEKGEPVTILSSSALREIAARNND, encoded by the coding sequence ATGAGTCAGGTTTTACTCACCGGCGCGACCGGGCTGGTCGGCGATCATCTGCTGCGAATGTTACTCCAGGAACCACGCATTGACGGCATCGCCGCGCCGACGCGACGCCCGCTGAAGGATATTTCCGGCGTCTTTAACCCTGTCGATCCGCAGTTGACCGATGCGCTGGCGCAGGTGACGACGCCGGTGGATATCGTCTTCTGCTGCCTCGGAACCACCCGGCGGGAAGCGGGCTCGAAAGAGGCTTTTATTCATGCCGATTATACGCTGGTGGTGGATACCGCACTGACGGGGCAACGCCTGGGCGCAACACATATGCTGGTAGTCAGCGCAATGGGAGCCAGTGCCAGCTCACCGTTTTTTTATAATCGGGTTAAGGGCAAGATGGAAGAAGCGCTGATGGCCCAGCACTGGCCGCGCCTGACCATCGCCCGTCCCTCTATGCTGCTGGGCGATCGTGAAAAGCACCGGGTGAATGAATCGCTGCTGGCACCGCTCTTTAAACTGCTGCCGGGTAACCTGAAATCGATCGGCGCCCGGGATGTGGCACGGGCTTTACTTGCCACTGCGCTGGCAGAAAAGGGGGAGCCGGTGACGATTCTTTCTTCATCTGCATTACGAGAAATTGCGGCGCGTAATAACGATTAA
- a CDS encoding type 1 glutamine amidotransferase domain-containing protein, with amino-acid sequence MGKKIAVLITDEFEDSEFTSPAEAYKKAGHEVITIEKEAGKTVKGKQGEANVKIDKSIDDVSPEEFDALLLPGGHSPDSLRGDDRFVTFTREFVNSGKPVFAICHGPQLLISAEVVRGRKLTAVKPIVIDVKNAGAEFFDQEVVVDKDQLVTSRTPDDLPAFNRESLRLLGA; translated from the coding sequence ATGGGCAAGAAAATAGCGGTCTTGATCACCGACGAGTTTGAAGATTCAGAATTTACCTCTCCGGCAGAGGCCTACAAAAAGGCCGGGCATGAGGTCATTACTATTGAGAAAGAGGCCGGTAAAACCGTAAAAGGTAAGCAGGGCGAAGCCAATGTGAAAATCGACAAGAGCATTGATGACGTCAGCCCGGAAGAGTTTGATGCGTTGCTGCTACCCGGTGGGCACTCACCGGATTCTCTGCGCGGCGATGACCGCTTTGTCACCTTTACCCGCGAGTTCGTCAACAGCGGCAAACCGGTGTTCGCCATTTGTCACGGTCCACAACTGCTGATTAGTGCGGAAGTTGTGCGTGGTCGTAAACTGACTGCGGTTAAACCGATAGTGATTGACGTGAAAAACGCTGGCGCTGAGTTTTTTGATCAGGAAGTGGTTGTGGATAAAGACCAGCTGGTCACCAGCCGCACGCCGGATGACTTGCCTGCTTTCAACCGCGAATCGCTGCGCCTACTCGGTGCCTGA
- a CDS encoding YhbP family protein, which yields METLATMSRWIAKQHVITWCVARDGELWCANAFYIYDPQNVAFYLLSEDNTRHAQMTGSGAPVAGTINGQPKTVALIRGVQFKGAIRRLEGKESEAMRARYNHRFPVARVVSAPVWEIRPDELKFTDNTLGFGKKLYWLRDSGTE from the coding sequence ATGGAAACGCTTGCTACGATGAGTCGCTGGATTGCTAAACAGCATGTTATCACCTGGTGTGTCGCGCGCGATGGCGAGCTGTGGTGCGCAAACGCCTTCTATATATACGATCCGCAGAACGTCGCGTTTTATCTGCTCAGCGAAGATAATACTCGTCATGCACAGATGACCGGGTCAGGCGCTCCCGTTGCCGGTACGATAAATGGACAGCCGAAAACCGTAGCGCTGATCCGCGGAGTGCAGTTTAAAGGTGCGATTCGGCGTCTGGAAGGAAAGGAAAGCGAGGCAATGCGCGCGCGCTATAACCATCGCTTTCCGGTGGCCAGAGTGGTATCCGCGCCGGTCTGGGAGATCCGGCCTGACGAGCTTAAATTTACGGATAACACGCTGGGCTTTGGTAAAAAACTCTACTGGCTACGCGATTCAGGCACCGAGTAG
- a CDS encoding GIY-YIG nuclease family protein codes for MCWYLYLIRTENNALYTGITTDVARRFTQHQTGKGAKALRGKGELMLAFSEEVGERSLALRLEYRIKQLTKRQKERLVAGEILLNSLITDD; via the coding sequence GTGTGCTGGTATCTCTATCTTATCCGAACGGAAAATAATGCGCTTTACACCGGCATCACTACCGATGTCGCGCGTCGTTTTACGCAGCATCAAACAGGAAAAGGGGCTAAAGCCTTACGGGGGAAAGGTGAGCTTATGCTGGCTTTCTCTGAAGAGGTTGGTGAACGCTCACTTGCATTGCGCCTGGAATACCGGATAAAGCAGCTTACGAAGCGCCAGAAAGAACGCCTCGTCGCCGGAGAAATTTTGTTAAACAGCCTGATTACAGACGATTAA
- a CDS encoding N-acetyltransferase, which produces MLIRVEIPIDAPGIDALLRRAFARDAEARLIHDLREDGLLTLGLVATDDEGQVVGYVAFSPVDVEGEDLQWVGLAPLAVDESYRGQGLARQLVYEGLDSLNEFGYAAVVTLGDPAFYGRLGFESASQYDLRCRWPDSESAFQVHRLADNALVNVHGKVEYHDHFNRL; this is translated from the coding sequence ATGCTGATTCGCGTTGAAATTCCCATTGATGCGCCAGGTATCGATGCCCTGTTACGTCGTGCTTTTGCACGCGATGCTGAAGCCCGGCTGATCCACGATTTACGTGAAGACGGTCTTCTCACCCTGGGCCTGGTCGCCACCGATGACGAAGGGCAGGTGGTTGGCTATGTGGCGTTCAGTCCGGTTGATGTTGAAGGTGAAGATTTGCAGTGGGTAGGGCTGGCACCGTTGGCCGTTGATGAAAGCTACCGTGGCCAGGGGCTGGCGCGTCAGCTGGTGTATGAGGGGCTCGATTCCCTGAATGAATTTGGCTACGCCGCCGTGGTGACGCTGGGCGATCCGGCCTTTTACGGTCGTCTGGGGTTTGAATCCGCGTCGCAGTACGATTTACGCTGCCGCTGGCCTGACAGTGAGAGTGCATTTCAGGTGCATCGCCTGGCCGACAATGCGCTGGTGAATGTGCACGGAAAGGTAGAATACCACGACCACTTTAATCGTCTGTAA
- a CDS encoding SCP2 domain-containing protein translates to MLDKLRSRLVHLGPSLMSVPVKLTPFALKRQVLEQVLRWQFHQALADGELEFLEGRWLSIQVRDIGLRWYTSVDHGRLIVSETADADVSFSADASDLLMIVARRQDPDTLFFQRRLVIEGDTELGLYVKNLMDAIELEQMPKALRTMLLQLADFVEAGLKTPSEIPNRSVGEPC, encoded by the coding sequence GTGTTGGATAAACTGCGTTCACGCCTGGTTCACCTTGGCCCGTCTTTGATGAGTGTGCCAGTGAAACTGACGCCCTTTGCCCTTAAGCGTCAGGTGCTGGAACAGGTGCTACGCTGGCAATTTCACCAGGCGCTGGCGGATGGGGAGCTGGAGTTCCTTGAGGGCCGCTGGCTGAGTATTCAGGTGCGCGATATCGGCCTCAGATGGTACACCTCCGTTGACCACGGGCGTCTGATTGTCAGTGAAACGGCTGACGCCGATGTCAGCTTTAGTGCCGATGCCAGCGATTTGCTGATGATCGTCGCGCGTCGTCAGGATCCCGATACGCTTTTCTTCCAGCGCCGTCTGGTTATTGAAGGCGACACCGAGCTGGGACTGTATGTGAAGAACCTGATGGACGCCATCGAACTGGAGCAGATGCCAAAAGCATTGCGCACGATGCTGCTGCAACTGGCGGACTTTGTCGAGGCGGGGCTGAAAACACCGTCAGAAATCCCAAACAGATCGGTAGGTGAACCATGCTGA
- a CDS encoding peptidase U32 family protein, which yields MELLCPAGNLPALKAAIENGADAVYIGLKDDTNARHFAGLNFTEKKLQEAVSFVHQHRRKLHIAINTFAHPDGYARWQRAVDMAAQLGADALILADLAMLEYAAERYPHIERHVSVQASATNEEAIRFYHRHFDVARVVLPRVLSIHQVKQLARVTPVPLEVFAFGSLCIMAEGRCYLSSYLTGESPNTVGACSPARFVRWQQTPQGLESRLNEVLIDRYQDGENAGYPTLCKGRYLVDGERYHALEEPTSLNTLELLPELLAANIASVKIEGRQRSPAYVSQVTKVWRQAIDRCIASPQDYAPQQVWMETLGAMSEGTQTTLGAYHRKWQ from the coding sequence ATGGAGCTCCTCTGTCCTGCCGGTAATCTCCCGGCGCTTAAGGCGGCTATCGAAAACGGCGCTGACGCGGTCTATATCGGGCTAAAAGATGATACCAATGCCCGCCACTTTGCCGGACTTAACTTTACTGAAAAAAAATTACAGGAAGCCGTAAGCTTCGTACATCAGCATCGCCGCAAGTTGCACATCGCTATTAACACTTTTGCTCACCCGGACGGCTATGCCCGCTGGCAACGTGCGGTGGATATGGCGGCCCAGCTAGGAGCTGACGCGCTGATCCTCGCCGATCTGGCGATGCTTGAGTATGCCGCTGAACGCTATCCGCATATTGAGCGCCACGTCTCAGTCCAGGCATCGGCCACCAATGAAGAGGCAATCCGTTTCTATCACCGCCATTTTGACGTGGCGCGCGTGGTGCTGCCGCGCGTACTTTCTATTCATCAGGTGAAGCAGCTTGCCCGCGTAACGCCGGTTCCGCTGGAAGTGTTTGCCTTCGGCAGCTTGTGCATCATGGCAGAAGGTCGCTGCTACCTCTCCTCTTATTTAACCGGCGAGTCGCCGAATACGGTCGGGGCATGCTCTCCCGCACGCTTTGTCCGCTGGCAGCAAACGCCGCAGGGGCTGGAGTCACGCCTGAATGAAGTGCTAATCGACCGTTACCAGGACGGCGAAAACGCAGGCTATCCCACGTTGTGTAAAGGCCGTTATCTGGTCGACGGTGAGCGCTATCACGCCCTGGAGGAACCAACCAGCCTTAACACGCTGGAACTGCTGCCGGAATTGCTGGCCGCCAATATTGCCTCGGTAAAAATCGAAGGACGCCAGCGCAGCCCGGCTTACGTCAGCCAGGTGACGAAAGTCTGGCGGCAGGCTATCGATCGCTGCATAGCCTCGCCGCAGGATTATGCCCCGCAGCAGGTATGGATGGAGACGCTGGGCGCGATGTCTGAAGGTACGCAGACTACCCTCGGCGCGTATCACCGCAAATGGCAGTAG
- a CDS encoding U32 family peptidase, translating to MAVGNHMKYSLGPVLYYWSKETLEDFYQQAARSSADTIYLGEAVCSKRRATKVGDWLEMAKSLAGSGKQVVLSTLALVQASSELGELKRYVDNGDFLLEASDLGVVNLCAERKLPFVAGHALNCYNAVTLNLLLKQGMVRWCMPVELSRDWLINLLTQCDELGIRQQFEVEVLSYGHLPLAYSARCFTARSEDRPKDECETCCIKYPNGRSVLSQENQQVFVLNGIQTMSGYVYNLGNELTSMKGLVDMVRLSPLGTETFAMLDAFRANETGEAPLALAAHSDCNGYWKRLAGLELHA from the coding sequence ATGGCAGTAGGAAATCATATGAAATACTCACTCGGACCGGTCCTCTATTACTGGTCAAAAGAGACGCTGGAAGATTTTTACCAGCAGGCCGCCCGCAGCAGCGCCGATACCATCTACCTCGGTGAAGCGGTATGCAGCAAACGCCGGGCCACTAAAGTCGGCGACTGGCTGGAGATGGCAAAATCACTGGCAGGCAGCGGTAAGCAGGTGGTGCTTTCGACACTGGCGCTGGTGCAGGCGTCGTCAGAACTGGGCGAGCTGAAGCGTTACGTCGACAACGGCGATTTTTTGCTGGAAGCCAGCGACCTGGGCGTGGTGAATTTGTGCGCCGAACGTAAGCTACCGTTTGTCGCCGGGCACGCGCTCAATTGCTATAACGCGGTAACGCTGAACCTGTTACTGAAGCAGGGCATGGTGCGCTGGTGTATGCCGGTGGAACTCTCCCGCGACTGGCTGATAAATCTGCTTACCCAGTGCGACGAGCTGGGCATTCGCCAGCAGTTTGAAGTTGAAGTCCTTAGCTATGGTCATCTGCCGCTGGCGTATTCCGCGCGCTGTTTCACCGCACGTTCGGAAGATCGCCCGAAAGATGAGTGTGAAACCTGCTGCATTAAGTACCCTAACGGGCGCAGCGTGCTGTCGCAGGAAAATCAGCAGGTCTTCGTGCTCAACGGCATTCAGACCATGAGCGGCTATGTGTATAACCTCGGCAATGAACTGACGTCGATGAAGGGTCTGGTGGATATGGTCCGCCTGTCACCGCTGGGCACGGAGACGTTTGCCATGCTGGACGCCTTCCGGGCCAATGAAACGGGTGAGGCACCGCTTGCGCTTGCCGCACACAGCGATTGCAATGGCTACTGGAAACGGCTGGCTGGCCTGGAGCTGCACGCGTAA